GCCGTCGTCGCACCGCTGTATTGCGGGTAGAGCGGCGCCAGCAGAATTCGATCACAGCCCGCATCCTGCAGCGCTTTCAATTCTGTCGGAATGGACGGTTTGCCATAACGCATTGCGTGACGAACAAGCACGGCATCGCCAAGCCGCTGCTGTAACCCCGCAGCTTGATCTTGTGTAATCACCAGAAGCGGCGACCCGCGGTCGGTCCAGACCTTTGAATACGCCTCGGCGCTCTTCTTCGGGCGCGTGTTGAGTATGATCCCGCGCAGGATGACTTGCCAGATCACGGCGGGAATCTCGATCACACGCGGGTCGGAAAGAAACTCCTTGAGGTAACGCTTAACATCGCCCGGTTCAGGAGATTCTGGAGTTCCAAGATTGACAATCAAAACGCCGATCCGGCCGCTTTTGACAGGCACGTGATCAGACGGAAGAGATTGTTGGACCCAGGTCATAAGCCCCCTGAAAGTAGGGGCAGGCGGCGCAACCGCAAGCCAGTGGCCGAATAAAGTGCGTTGGCGATCGCCGGAGCCGCCACCACCGCACCCAATTCGCCGGGATCGAATGCAGGTGCTTCGCTATCGATAAAGTCCACAATTATGTCCGGACAATCGGCCATTACAGGTAGGTTTAGCGCGCTCAACTGCTGCGATTGAGGAAGTCCGCCTGAATATCGCGTGCTTGCACCCATTGCGGTGGCAAGACCAAACACAAGGCCACCTTCGATCTGCTGTCGTGCGATATCCAGATTAACGATCCGGCCAATATCAACCGCCACAACCAGCTGATCGACGCGCACGCCACCTTCGCCCGCCCGCGCTCTAGCCACGCAGGCGATCCGGCCGCCGGTATCATGATCGCCGATCCGGTGACACGCAATACCCTGGCCACTCTGATCGCCGCCACCGCCCCATTCCGCCATCCTGGCAGCGCGCTGCAGGCAAGCTGCCAGCCTCGTATCGTTTCCAAGCATGGCCATGCGGAAAGAAAGCGGTTCACGCCCATTTTCATTCGCTAACTCATCGATGAAACTCTCAATAGCAAACGCGGTGTAAGTGTTGGCGTTGCCCCGCAAGCGAGAGACAGGCAGACCAATCTCTACCGGTGCATGGTCTACCGCGACATTCGGGATCGAATAGGGCGGCATCGCGCCTTCGCATGCCATCGCGTCAGCCTCGCCCTCCGTATCGCGGATCGCGGCCCAGCTTGTCTTGTTTTCAAAAAGGCGCTGCCCAAACTCAAGGTTTGCAGGTGGCATAGCAATGCGGGTGCGCAAGGCGTCAGGCCGACCTTCACCGCCTGGAGCCTTCTTCGCGCTGAGCATGATGGCTGCAGGAGAGCGCGGTCGCGAAGCAAGCATTTCCTGCCACCGCGACCAAATCAACTGCACCGGACGGCCAATCTCACGTGCGATCAGAGCGACTTCAATTGCGTGGTCATGCTCGTACCGACGATCAAAACTTCCGCCTGCCGGCATCGGGTAAAGCACGACATCTTCAACATCGATATCGATAGCTCGCGCCGCAGCTATCCTTGCACGCTCGGGCGCTTGTGAGGCAATCCAGAGCTCTAGCTTGCCATCCGCGAACCGTGCTGTCGCCGTGCTCGTCTCGTTGGTGACATGCAGCCCGGGCTCAATATCATATCTCAATTCAATATCCGGTGCTTCCAGCAAGGCATCTGGATCGCCCCGCTCAGCAATTCGGTCCGCGTCGCCGGATTTCAGCGCGTCATCCAGCTGCTGCTCCATCATCTCGCTGTCGACCAGATGTTCAACGCGAAAACGCGCGTTCATCGTGTCCAGCGCCTGTTCTGCAGCCCACCAGTTGGTCGCCACAACAGACAGCCAGCGCTTGCCTTCGACTGCACCTACGATGCCGTTGATGTTCCGCGCATTAAATGGGTTGAACTCGGTCAGCTCTGCCTTGTCCAGTGGACCATGACGGATCGCCGCGTAAACCATTCCCGGCAACCGAACGTCCCCGGCAAACTGAAATGATCCATCGACCTTCGATGGCAAATCGAGACGTGGAAACGCACTCAAGCCTTCTGCTTCGCCGGGCAACACGTCTTCACTGAACGGCTCTGGCATCAACGGCGGGGGATCGGGCGGATCGAATTCGGCGGCCTCCATCGCCAGTTCGCCGAAACTGAGGCTCCGATCCTCGTAAATGATAAAACCCGCACTGGCGCGGCATTCCTCCCACCCGACATTCCAGCGCGCCGCCGCCGCCTGCGCCAACATGGCGCGCGCAGACGCCGCAGCTTCGCGGCAAGGCTGTTCAAATGCCTCCAATGCCGTGCCATCACCTGTGATATTGAGCCGCATGTCTTGAGCAAAACGTCTCGCCAGCAAGCCTTCTGGATCATCAGCAAGATCTGGGAAGTTAGCCCACATCGGGGCCCATTTCGCAGCAAGTGGGACATTGGCATAGCTGCCACTCACAGGCGCAGGTTCAACTGCGATCTGGCGCCAATCCGCCCCCAGTTCAGTCGCCACCAATTGAGGAATAAGGGTTGTGATCCCCTGTCCCATCTCCAGCTGCGGGACAGCGACTGTAATCACTCCGTCGCTCGCGATCTTGAGCCATGCGTCAAAGACCTGTTCTCCGTCACGCGCCTCTAGAGGATTTGGAAAGTTTCGGGGCCACAGCGTCCACGCAATCAGCAAGCCGCCGCCCGCAGCAGCGCCAGCCAGCAATCCGCGCCGCGTGATCGCCATTTTCAGGTGCTCTCCTTCTTCAGCCAGTCGGCGACTTTGCTTGCGACCGCGACGAATGCCTTGCCCTCATCACTGTCGGTCGAGGCGGACGGAACGCCTCTGTCTCCGGCTTCGCGGATCGGCAAAGCAAGCGGAATGCGCCCAAGAAAAGGGATGTCGACTTTCTCTGCCATCGCTTCGAAGCCACCTTTGCCAAATGGATCGGATACCTCGCCGCAGTGAGGGCAGGCATACCCAGCCATATTCTCGACAAGTCCGATCACAGGTACTTGCCCTTGCTCAAACAATTGCCCGGCGCGAGCTGCATCAATGAGAGCCAAGTCTTGGGGGGTCGACACGAGAATCGCGGCATCCGGCCGGTGCTTCTGAAGCATCGACAGCTGCACATCGCCGGTGCCCGGCGGAAGATCAATCAGAAGCAGTTCGGTCTCCCCCCATTCGGCATCGACCAACTGGCTCAATGCGTTACCTGCCATCGGTCCACGCCATGCCAGAGCTTGTGCTGGCTTCACCAGAAAACCCATCGAAAGCACCGGAACACCGTATTCGCTTTGCACTGGGATGAGTTTTTCACCCGCAGCTTCAGGCTTCATGCCCTCCGTCTTCAGCAATTTGGGCTGGGATGGGCCGTATATGTCGGCATCCACCACGCCGACCGAAACCCCCATCTGCCGCAGAGCAACCGCGAGATTGGTGGTGAGCGTTGACTTGCCCACACCGCCCTTGCCCGATCCGATGGCAATGATGCGGCGCTTGACCTTATCAGCCATCATCGCAACGCGCACTTCGTTCACGCCTTCAACCGCGCCAAGAACTTCTGAAATCTCCTGCTCGACAGCGGCACGGTCTTTGGCTGGAAGCCCGCTTGCATCGAGCACCACAATCGCACGTTCACCTATCATTTTGGCAGACTTTACACGCGCCGCGAGAGGCTCTGAAAGATGTGCTTGCAAATCGTTAGAATTCATGGCGCAAGCCCCTAGCATCAATTTGTGATGCGCAACCCCTGTTTTTCGTCAGAAGCGCACCTATAAAAGACTTATGGACAAATTCGACAGTTTCAGAAAATCGATTGGCCTCGCGATGGCCGGCAAAAGCCCATGGGGCAATGGCGGCGGCGATGATGGCGGCGAAGGAGGCTCATCGGGCGACGACAGCAAGGGCGGCGGCCCGCGCAATCCGTGGCTTCCCGGAAGCGGTGGTGATGGAAAACGCCGCTCCGCCAACATAGAAGATATCTTCAAGAATCGTGGCCCGGAAGGCCCACGACGCAGAGGCGGCGGCCCGCGCGGACCAAATTTGCGCTTGCCGCAGCGTCCAGGCGGGAAAAGCTGGCTTCCCCTGATACTTGGCGGCGTGGCACTGGCATGGATCGGCCTTTCGTCGGTCCACTTTGTTCAGCCGCGCGAACAAGGCATCGTAACCTGGCTTGGTGGCAAGTACTCAAGCACTCTTAATCCCGGCACCAACTTCTCTCTCCCCTACCCGATCCAGCAGGTGACGGTAGAGAATGTCAGTCAGATCCGTTCAGCCAAGATTCCAGAGGGCAACCAGGAAAAGCTGATCCTGACAGGGGATCAGAACCTGGTTGATCTGAGTTATCTGGTTCGCTGGAATATCAAGAACCTGACTGATTATCAGTTCCAGTTGGAGGAACCCGAAGAGACCATCCTTGAAGCAGCCGAAGCGGCCATGCGTGCCTCTGTGGCCGAACAGCCACTCGATCGCGTGCTTTCGGGTGAAGGCCGTGCTGACATCGAACTGGCCGTTATGACGCGGATGCAGGCCATGCTCGACGGCTATCGCGCGGGGATTGCCGTGCAGGGTATCGAAATCGACAAAACCGACCCTCCGCAGCAAGTCATCGAAGCGTTCAACGATGTACTTGCGGCTCAGCAGGACGCCGAGCGCGACATCAACCAGGCGCAACGCTATGCACAACAGCTGCTCGCGCGCGCTGAAGGTGACGCGGAAGCATTCAACCAGATCTATGGCGAATATCGTTTGGCGCCCGAAGTGACGCGCCGTCGCCTTTATTATGAGACAATGGAGAGCGTGCTTTCGAAGACGGACAAGACCATCATCGAAGCTGATGGCGTGACGCCATATCTGCCACTGCCAGAGGTTCAGCGCCGTGCGCGCGAAGCCCAGCAGCAAGCTCAGCAAACGGGAGGCCAGTGATCATGGAAAACATCTGGCAAGACTATAAGGCGGTTGTGATCGGAGTATTCGTACTCATCGCAGCTGCGTTTGCATCATTGTTTGTGGTTCCCGAAGACAAACAGGCGGTTGTGATCCAGACCGGTAACCCGGTTAAGGTGGTCAATATCTTCCGCCCTAACGTACCATTCGGCGAGACCAAATCCGGGCTCTATTATCGCATTCCTCTGATCCAGCAGGTGCAGATGGTAGAGCGTCGCATCCTTGACCTCGATATGGAACGCCAGGAGGTCCTGACCAGCGACCAGCAGCGTCTGCAGGTTGATGCCTATGCCCGTTTCCGCATCATCGATCCGGTGCAAATGATCGAGAACGCCGGTACCGAGGAAAACGTGCGGCTGCAGCTTGCACCGATCCTGACATCGGTTCTGCGTCAGGAACTGGGCCGACGGACCTTCGCTTCTCTGCTTACGGCAGAGCGCGGCACCGCCATGCAACGCATTCGCGATACACTCGACACACAAGCGCGTCAGTATGGTGCTCAGGTAATCGATGTGCAGATCAAGCGTGCTGACTTGCCCGAAGGTACACCTTTGACTGCGGCTTTCACGCGTATGCAATCTGATCGTCAGGAAGAGGCGGAAACCATTCGTGCACAAGGCCGCAAGAACGCTCAAATCATTCGTGCCGAAGCGGAGGCTCAAGCGGCTGCAACCTATGCAGACGCCTATGGCAAGGATCCGGAGTTTTATGACTTCTACCGGGCCATGGAGAGTTATCGCCGCACCTTTGAGCAAGGCACTGGAGATAGCTCCATGATCCTTGATCAGGACAGCGAGTATTTCCGCCAGTTCCGTGGGCGCCGATGATAATTGCCGGGCGGGATCGCCCTGCCCAAACCGACGAACAGTTGATTCGATACTATCGATTACGACTGTCGTTCAAATGCGGTTAAGTGCGTCCAAGCGCATATTCAGACCGTAACTGGTGTGAATGCGCAGTTTGCACGATCATGCCGAACACGAATTGAACATTAGTCGAGAGGACACAAAGCCTGTGCGTTACGTATACGGATTGACGACCGCCTTGTTGCTAGGCGGAGCAAGCCTTTCCCTTGCCACCGGATATCCTGCCGGTGCTCAAGTAGCCCAGAACAATGACACAGCCATGCAGCGGATCACACCGCGCGCCGGCGCGCCAGCAAGCTTCGCAGACCTTACAGAGGCATTGCAGCCGGCGGTGGTGAATATCTCGACGCGGCAAACTCTCACGATTGAGCCTAATCGCCGCTTTCGCGATGGTCTGACACAAGAGGGCGGCTCGCTCGGGTCAGGCTTTCTGATATCAGCAGATGGTTACATCGTGACGAACAATCATGTGGTGTCGCCTTCTGACCAGCGCATAACGCTGGAAGAAATCACCGTTACCCTGCATGACGGCACGGAATATCAAGCAGAGCTAGTCGGTACAGACCAGCAAAGCGACCTCGCCGTGCTGAAAATCAATCGCAGTGCGCCATTCCCCTTTGTTGCCTTTGGCGACTCTAACGAGGCGCGTGTGGGTGACTGGGTGATTGCCATCGGCAGCCCTTTCAACCTCGGCGGAACGGTAACCAGTGGCATTATATCCAATGCCAACCGCGCATACGGCCGCGGCGCCTATGACCGCTATTTGCAGACCGATGCCAGTATCAATCGCGGTAATTCGGGCGGTCCCTTGTTCGACATGCAGGGCAATGTGATCGGCGTAAACAACGCGATTATCTC
The Altererythrobacter ishigakiensis genome window above contains:
- the hflC gene encoding protease modulator HflC; protein product: MENIWQDYKAVVIGVFVLIAAAFASLFVVPEDKQAVVIQTGNPVKVVNIFRPNVPFGETKSGLYYRIPLIQQVQMVERRILDLDMERQEVLTSDQQRLQVDAYARFRIIDPVQMIENAGTEENVRLQLAPILTSVLRQELGRRTFASLLTAERGTAMQRIRDTLDTQARQYGAQVIDVQIKRADLPEGTPLTAAFTRMQSDRQEEAETIRAQGRKNAQIIRAEAEAQAAATYADAYGKDPEFYDFYRAMESYRRTFEQGTGDSSMILDQDSEYFRQFRGRR
- a CDS encoding Mrp/NBP35 family ATP-binding protein; this translates as MNSNDLQAHLSEPLAARVKSAKMIGERAIVVLDASGLPAKDRAAVEQEISEVLGAVEGVNEVRVAMMADKVKRRIIAIGSGKGGVGKSTLTTNLAVALRQMGVSVGVVDADIYGPSQPKLLKTEGMKPEAAGEKLIPVQSEYGVPVLSMGFLVKPAQALAWRGPMAGNALSQLVDAEWGETELLLIDLPPGTGDVQLSMLQKHRPDAAILVSTPQDLALIDAARAGQLFEQGQVPVIGLVENMAGYACPHCGEVSDPFGKGGFEAMAEKVDIPFLGRIPLALPIREAGDRGVPSASTDSDEGKAFVAVASKVADWLKKEST
- the hflK gene encoding protease modulator HflK translates to MDKFDSFRKSIGLAMAGKSPWGNGGGDDGGEGGSSGDDSKGGGPRNPWLPGSGGDGKRRSANIEDIFKNRGPEGPRRRGGGPRGPNLRLPQRPGGKSWLPLILGGVALAWIGLSSVHFVQPREQGIVTWLGGKYSSTLNPGTNFSLPYPIQQVTVENVSQIRSAKIPEGNQEKLILTGDQNLVDLSYLVRWNIKNLTDYQFQLEEPEETILEAAEAAMRASVAEQPLDRVLSGEGRADIELAVMTRMQAMLDGYRAGIAVQGIEIDKTDPPQQVIEAFNDVLAAQQDAERDINQAQRYAQQLLARAEGDAEAFNQIYGEYRLAPEVTRRRLYYETMESVLSKTDKTIIEADGVTPYLPLPEVQRRAREAQQQAQQTGGQ
- a CDS encoding xanthine dehydrogenase family protein molybdopterin-binding subunit, with the translated sequence MAITRRGLLAGAAAGGGLLIAWTLWPRNFPNPLEARDGEQVFDAWLKIASDGVITVAVPQLEMGQGITTLIPQLVATELGADWRQIAVEPAPVSGSYANVPLAAKWAPMWANFPDLADDPEGLLARRFAQDMRLNITGDGTALEAFEQPCREAAASARAMLAQAAAARWNVGWEECRASAGFIIYEDRSLSFGELAMEAAEFDPPDPPPLMPEPFSEDVLPGEAEGLSAFPRLDLPSKVDGSFQFAGDVRLPGMVYAAIRHGPLDKAELTEFNPFNARNINGIVGAVEGKRWLSVVATNWWAAEQALDTMNARFRVEHLVDSEMMEQQLDDALKSGDADRIAERGDPDALLEAPDIELRYDIEPGLHVTNETSTATARFADGKLELWIASQAPERARIAAARAIDIDVEDVVLYPMPAGGSFDRRYEHDHAIEVALIAREIGRPVQLIWSRWQEMLASRPRSPAAIMLSAKKAPGGEGRPDALRTRIAMPPANLEFGQRLFENKTSWAAIRDTEGEADAMACEGAMPPYSIPNVAVDHAPVEIGLPVSRLRGNANTYTAFAIESFIDELANENGREPLSFRMAMLGNDTRLAACLQRAARMAEWGGGGDQSGQGIACHRIGDHDTGGRIACVARARAGEGGVRVDQLVVAVDIGRIVNLDIARQQIEGGLVFGLATAMGASTRYSGGLPQSQQLSALNLPVMADCPDIIVDFIDSEAPAFDPGELGAVVAAPAIANALYSATGLRLRRLPLLSGGL